A stretch of Episyrphus balteatus chromosome 2, idEpiBalt1.1, whole genome shotgun sequence DNA encodes these proteins:
- the LOC129911253 gene encoding differentially expressed in FDCP 8 homolog isoform X1 has translation MNSFRESIASIPSAVTNFLSESTSSYMNLSTTPSSSHSEESSSDKPLTIPASLIKEQWRLVLNSDDATISNLEEAINTCKELVLNTDEVSIERKWLVRHLVELRYELEQLKDSEDNPNESGPSTKTVIGHHFNVRHVGRSLQNARSYCDHCTGIIWSVVQASYICNDCKYTVHSKCINDIVRVCAHVVVSERKNPIADICPEIGLAAQGYKCAECQAALTFNKTETMQCWGKRASKKHENAWVEPRICDYSGLYYCPSCHWSDVSIIPARIVHNWDFLPRKVCRASLQEINLFLDKPLVKLEEANPKLFVFLQKLSSIKKLRENLCYMRKYLLECRIAIDAKLLDNQIGSRRHLVQSSEFYSFKDLEQVESSALYEFLSKIYSTFDKHIRICALCTAKAYICEICSNDEVIYPFDDGCIICDKCKSIYHRVCMTRKNMICPKCTRLKERQLLQTQEIEDAENGN, from the exons atgaattcgTTTCGTGAAAGCATAGCTAGTATCCCTAGTGCAGTTACTAACTTCCTAAGTGAAAGTACATCATCGTACATGAATCTATCAACCACACCTTCATCATCACACTCTGAAGAATCTTCATCAGATAAGCCCTTGACAATACCAGCTTCTCTAATTAAAGAACAATGGCGATTGGTCCTCAATTCAGACGATGCAACAATTTCGAATCTTGAAGAAGCCATTAACACGTGCAAAGAACTTGTTCTAAATACTGACGAAGTTAGCATTGAACGCAAATGGTTAGTTCGTCATTTGGTTGAATTGCGCTATGAACTTGAACAATTAAAAGATTCCGAAGACAATCCCAATGAAAGTGGACCATCGACTAAGACAGTCATTGGTCATCACTTTAATGTTCGTCATGTTGGTCGGAGTTTGCAAAATGCACGTTCCTACTGTGACCATTGCACTGGTATCATTTGGAGTGTTGTGCAGGCTTCGTACATTTGCAATGATTGTAAATACACTGTGCACAGCAAGTGTATTAATGATATTGTGCGAGTGTGTGCTCATGTTGTGGTGTCGGAGCGCAAGAATCCCATCGCCGATATATGTCCTGAAATTGGGTTGGCAGCTCAAGGATATAAGTGCGCCGAATGCCAGGCGGCCTTGACTTTTA ATAAAACAGAAACCATGCAATGCTGGGGGAAGCGTGCTTCAAAAAAACATG AAAATGCTTGGGTAGAACCTCGAATTTGTGACTATAGTGGGCTTTACTACTGTCCCTCTTGTCACTGGAGTGATGTATCAATTATTCCGGCTAGAATTGTTCATAATTGGGATTTTTTGCCACGTAAAGTATGTCGAGCATCACTACAGGAGATAAATCTCTTCCTTGACAAACCTTTAGTGAAACTAGAAGAAGCCAATCCGAAGCTATttgtatttttgcaaaaactaagTTCAATCAAAAAACTACGTGAGAATTTGTGTTATATGAGAAAATATCTTCTCGAGTGCAGAATAGCTATAGATGCGAAATTACTTGACAATCAAATAG gttcAAGACGCCACCTTGTGCAATCCTCCGAGTTCTATTCATTCAAAGACTTAGAACAAGTCGAATCAAGTGCACTGTAtgaatttttaagcaaaatttacAGTACATTTGATAAACATATTCGAATTTGTGCTCTTTGCACAGCTAAAGCATATATTTGTGAGATATGCAGCAATGACGAAGTAATCTATCCATTTGACGATGGATGCATTATATGTGATAAGTGTAAATCAATTTACCATCGTGTTTGTATGACaagaaaaaatatgatttgTCCAAAATGTACTCGCTTAAAAGAACGTCAATTATTGCAAACACAAGAAATAGAAGATGCTGAAAATggaaattga
- the LOC129911254 gene encoding tumor susceptibility gene 101 protein, which produces MITSAEESIVLKQLAKYKNISQTKKDVIDALNNYRSLTHHLQKFVFNDGTQKELFNLQGTIPVVYKNNTYHIPICIWLTDTHPQNAPMCFVKPTPTMQIKVSMYVDHNGKIYLPYLHDWQPNSSDLLGLIQVMIVTFGDQPPVYSKPKGQVAPYPTSSFMPQPGGANNANSFLPYPAGGGGGGGGAFPSFPQNNNFGQYPPYMPNAAAAPGPAPGPSGGNTGYPPYMNFPQVPGYSSGYNPGNPSQTGTITEEHIKASLISAVEDKLRRRVQEKVNQCQAEIETLNRTKQELVEGSSKIEAIISRLQREQTELRKNILILRDKEQELEKSLESLEQSEGIDVDEAVVTTAPLYKQLLNAYAEEAATEDAIYYLGEALRSGVIDLEAFLKHVRQLSRKQFMLRAIMQKCRQKAGLAG; this is translated from the exons ATGATTACATCTGCCGAAGAGTCTATCGTTCTCAAACAATTGGCAaag TACAAGAACATaagccaaacaaaaaaagatgtgATAGACGCACTTAACAATTATCGAAGTCTTACGCATCATCTTCAAAAATTCG TTTTCAATGATGGAACACAAAAGGAATTATTCAACTTACAGGGGACGATACCCGTCGTTTACAAAA ATAACACTTATCACATTCCGATTTGTATTTGGCTGACCGACACTCATCCTCAAAATGCTCCAATGTGCTTTGTAAAACCAACTCCAACAATGCAAATTAAGGTTTCTATGTATGTTGATCATAATGGAAAGATTTATCTTCCATATTTGCATGATTGGCAACCG AATTCTTCAGATCTTTTGGGCTTAATTCAAGTGATGATTGTTACATTTGGTGACCAACCACCTGTGTATTCGAAACCAAAAGGACAAGTTGCTCCTTATCCAACATCTT cATTCATGCCACAACCTGGTGGAGCTAATAATGCTAATTCTTTCTTGCCGTATCCagctggtggtggtggtgggggTGGAGGTGCATTTCCATCGTTTCCTCAAAATAACAACTTTGGCCAATATCCTCCGTATATGCCAAATGCTGCTGCTGCTCCAGGACCTGCACCAGGTCCCTCTGGAGGAAACACAGGTTATCCTCCGTATATGAATTTTCCACAAGTTCCTGGTTATAGTTCGGGATAT AATCCAGGAAATCCCAGTCAAACTGGTACCATTACTGAAGAACATATTAAAGCATCTCTCATAAGTGCCGTTGAAGATAAGCTTAGACGACGAGTTCAAGAAAAAGTTAATCAATGTCAAGCTGAAATCGAAACACTTAATCGAACAAAACAAGAACTCGTCGAAGGAAGTTCTAAAATCGAAGCAATTATTTCTCGTTTGCAAAGAGAACAA ACCGAATTAAGGAAAAATATTCTCATTTTACGTGATAAAGAACAAGAATTGGAAAAATCCCTGGAATCACTTGAGCAATCCGAGGGTATTGATGTTGACGAAGCTGTTGTGACTACAGCTCCATTATACAAACA ATTACTCAATGCATATGCTGAAGAAGCAGCCACGGAAGATGCTATTTATTACTTAGGAGAAGCCTTGCGTAGTGGCGTTATTGACTTGGAAGCCTTTTTAAAGCATGTTCGTCAATTGTCCCGCAAACAATTCATGCTTCGTGCAATAATGCAAAAGTGTAGACAAAAGGCCGGACTTGCGGGctag
- the LOC129911253 gene encoding differentially expressed in FDCP 8 homolog isoform X2, which yields MNSFRESIASIPSAVTNFLSESTSSYMNLSTTPSSSHSEESSSDKPLTIPASLIKEQWRLVLNSDDATISNLEEAINTCKELVLNTDEVSIERKWLVRHLVELRYELEQLKDSEDNPNESGPSTKTVIGHHFNVRHVGRSLQNARSYCDHCTGIIWSVVQASYICNDCKYTVHSKCINDIVRVCAHVVVSERKNPIADICPEIGLAAQGYKCAECQAALTFKNAWVEPRICDYSGLYYCPSCHWSDVSIIPARIVHNWDFLPRKVCRASLQEINLFLDKPLVKLEEANPKLFVFLQKLSSIKKLRENLCYMRKYLLECRIAIDAKLLDNQIGSRRHLVQSSEFYSFKDLEQVESSALYEFLSKIYSTFDKHIRICALCTAKAYICEICSNDEVIYPFDDGCIICDKCKSIYHRVCMTRKNMICPKCTRLKERQLLQTQEIEDAENGN from the exons atgaattcgTTTCGTGAAAGCATAGCTAGTATCCCTAGTGCAGTTACTAACTTCCTAAGTGAAAGTACATCATCGTACATGAATCTATCAACCACACCTTCATCATCACACTCTGAAGAATCTTCATCAGATAAGCCCTTGACAATACCAGCTTCTCTAATTAAAGAACAATGGCGATTGGTCCTCAATTCAGACGATGCAACAATTTCGAATCTTGAAGAAGCCATTAACACGTGCAAAGAACTTGTTCTAAATACTGACGAAGTTAGCATTGAACGCAAATGGTTAGTTCGTCATTTGGTTGAATTGCGCTATGAACTTGAACAATTAAAAGATTCCGAAGACAATCCCAATGAAAGTGGACCATCGACTAAGACAGTCATTGGTCATCACTTTAATGTTCGTCATGTTGGTCGGAGTTTGCAAAATGCACGTTCCTACTGTGACCATTGCACTGGTATCATTTGGAGTGTTGTGCAGGCTTCGTACATTTGCAATGATTGTAAATACACTGTGCACAGCAAGTGTATTAATGATATTGTGCGAGTGTGTGCTCATGTTGTGGTGTCGGAGCGCAAGAATCCCATCGCCGATATATGTCCTGAAATTGGGTTGGCAGCTCAAGGATATAAGTGCGCCGAATGCCAGGCGGCCTTGACTTTTA AAAATGCTTGGGTAGAACCTCGAATTTGTGACTATAGTGGGCTTTACTACTGTCCCTCTTGTCACTGGAGTGATGTATCAATTATTCCGGCTAGAATTGTTCATAATTGGGATTTTTTGCCACGTAAAGTATGTCGAGCATCACTACAGGAGATAAATCTCTTCCTTGACAAACCTTTAGTGAAACTAGAAGAAGCCAATCCGAAGCTATttgtatttttgcaaaaactaagTTCAATCAAAAAACTACGTGAGAATTTGTGTTATATGAGAAAATATCTTCTCGAGTGCAGAATAGCTATAGATGCGAAATTACTTGACAATCAAATAG gttcAAGACGCCACCTTGTGCAATCCTCCGAGTTCTATTCATTCAAAGACTTAGAACAAGTCGAATCAAGTGCACTGTAtgaatttttaagcaaaatttacAGTACATTTGATAAACATATTCGAATTTGTGCTCTTTGCACAGCTAAAGCATATATTTGTGAGATATGCAGCAATGACGAAGTAATCTATCCATTTGACGATGGATGCATTATATGTGATAAGTGTAAATCAATTTACCATCGTGTTTGTATGACaagaaaaaatatgatttgTCCAAAATGTACTCGCTTAAAAGAACGTCAATTATTGCAAACACAAGAAATAGAAGATGCTGAAAATggaaattga
- the LOC129911258 gene encoding transmembrane protein 258 produces MESMVRYVSPINPAVFPHLATVLLAIGTFFTAWFFVFEVSRPRSSQKESTIFKELLISLFASIFLGFGVVFLLLSVGIYV; encoded by the coding sequence ATGGAATCCATGGTACGATATGTTTCCCCAATCAACCCAGCTGTATTTCCTCATCTAGCTACTGTACTTCTGGCCATTGGTACATTTTTCACTGCATGGTTCTTTGTTTTTGAAGTCTCACGGCCAAGGAGCTCCCAAAAAGAATCAACCATCTTCAAAGAACTATTGATCAGTTTATTTGCCTCGATTTTCCTTGGATTTGGTgtagtttttcttcttttatcaGTCGGAATATATGTTTAA